GGCGCTCCACCATGATGTTGGAGGGCTTGAGGTCCCGGTGGATGAGGCCGACGCGGTGGGCCGCGTGCACGCCCTCGGCGGCGTCCCGGAGCACCATCGCCTTCTGCTCGGGGGTGAGCTTCCCGGCGAGCTGGTTCAACGGCAGCCCGTCGATGTGCTGCATGGCGATGAAGCTCTTCCCCTGCACCTCACCGACCTCGTACACCTGACAGACGCGCTCGTGCACCACGCGCGCCTGGGCCCGGGCCTCGAAGACGAAGCGGCGCGCGGCTTCGGGGTCGTCGTCGCGGACGAACTTGAGGGCGACGTCGCGGCGCAGCCGGGGATCATGCGCGAGGAAGACCCGGCCCATGCCACCCTGGCCGAGCAGGCGCATGAACTGGTAGCGCTCCCAGCCGGGCACCGGAAAGTCCGTGGCCTCCAGCGCGGGGAGCTCGCGCGAGGGACGCTGCACCGTGACGGTGTCGTCCGCCGGGTTCATCGTGCTCCGCGTCTGCTCCTGCAGCTCCTCGCGCAGCGAGGCGAGGGAGTCCGGGGACAGCCGCCCCCGTTCCACCAGCAGCTCCAGCGGAGGACGCCCCAGTCGGAGGGCTTCCTGGCGCAGGGCCTCCGCCTCCTCCCGGGAGAGGAGCCCTTCGGCCACGGCCATGCGCAGCTCCGAATCAAACGCATCGCTCACGGCAATTCCCCCGGGATGAGAGCGCACTTTATAGCCTCCATTCAGACGGGTGAGTACCCCGGGCCCAAGCAAGGGGTGCGCCAGGGCGGGGTCCGCCGGGGGAGGGTGCTCCGCGAGGAGGGTTTCGACATGTCGAAAGCCTTCTTCGACACGTCGAAACGGGCACGCCGGCTCAGCGGGCCGAGTGGACCTCGGCGCCGGCCACCACGGTGAGCTTCACCTGGGCGGTGAGCAGCTGCGCCGGGGGAGCCTCGACCGGATCCACCGAGAGCACCACGAAGTCCGCGTCCATGCCCGGCTCGAGCCGGCCCCGCTCGTTCTCCGCGAAGGCCGCCTGGGCCGCACCCACCGTGAAACCCTCGAGGGCCTCCTCGCCGCTCAGCCGCTGCGTGGGGTACCACCCGTTGAGGGGCTGGCCCTCGGCGTCCTGCCGCGTGCGCGCCGCGTACAGCCCCCGCAGCACGTCCGCCCGCTCCACCGGGAAGTCACTGCCGAAGGCCAGCGGCGCTCCCGCCTCCTTCAGCTTGCGCCACGCGTACGCGCCCTGGATGCGCTCGGGCCCCACGCGCGTCTCCGCCCAGGGCATGTCGCTCGTCGCGTGCGTGGGCTGCATGCTCGCGACGAAGCCGTTCTTGCCCAGCCGGACGATGTCCTCCAGGCGCATCACCTGCGCGTGCTCCACCCGGTGCCGCAGGTGGCGAGTCCCCGTGGCCTCCGCCTGGCGCAGCAGCGTCTCCAGCACCAGCGTGTTCGCCCGGTCTCCAATCGCGTGCGTGGCCACCTGGAAGCCGCGCTCCATGAAGGCCTTCACCCGCGCCTCGTACTCCTCGGGCGAGAGCAGCAGTAGTCCCCGGTGGGCCGGCTCGTCGCTGTAGGGCGCGTGCAGCGCCGCGCCCCGGCTCCCCAGCGCCCCGTCCAGGCTCAGCTTCACCGCGCGCAGCGTCAGCATCCGGCCCTGGAAGGGGCCCTCGCGCAGGTACGTCTCGCGGTCCGGGCCCTGGCCATCCGCCATCACGTAGAGGCGCAGCGGCAGCCGGCCCTCCTTGTCCCAGCGCTGCATCAGCCGGAAGGTGCGCAGATCCATGCCCGCGTCGTGCACGCCCGTGAGCCCCACGCTGGCGCAGTGTGCGAGCGCCGCGGCCAGCCGCGCCTCCAGCTGCGCGTCCGTGGGCGGCGGCAGCACCGCGTTCACCAGGTTCATCGCGTTGTCCACGAGGATGCCCGTGGGCTCTCCGTCCGGACCGCGCAGGATGCGGCCTCCCTCCGGGTCCGGCGTGTCCTTCGTAATCTTCGCGCGCCGCAGGGCCTCGCCATTCACCCACATGGCGTGGCCGTCGATGCGCTCGAGCACCACGGGGGTGTTGGGCAGCTTCGCGTCCAGCTCCGCCCGGCCGGGGAAGCTCTTCTCCGGCCAGTCGTTCTGGTCCCAGCCCTGGCCGATCAGCCAGTCCCCCTGCCGGGCCGTGGCGGGAGCGGAGGCCACGCGCGACAGCACCTCGTCCCGCGAGGCCGTGCCCTCCAGCCGCACCCCGGCCAGACTGGCGCCCAGGCCCGAGAGGTGCCCGTGCGCGTCCGTCAGGCCGGGCACCACCGTGGCTTCTCCCAGGTCCACCACGCGCGCGCCCGCTCCCGCCGCGGCGAGCACCTCGTCCCGGGTGCCCACCGCGAGCACCTTCCCCGCGCGCACGGAGAGTGCTTCGGCCATGGGCCGCTCCGCATCGAGCGTCCGCACGCGCCGCGCCACATACACGGTGGTGGTGGAAGAAGAGGGGGTCTGCCGCGCCTCGGGAGCACGCTGGGCACAACCGGCCGCGCACACGACGAGGAGCACCGCGCCGAGGAGAGACTTCATACCGTGCATCGCACACCTTTCAGACTGCCCCGGTTGCCGGGGTCGGTGGCGGCGCACTCTGGCGCACTCGCGCGCCAGTGGGAATGCGTGGGGTTAGCGCTTCACGGGCTCGGCGGTGCCCTTCCGCACCGCGTCATCGAGCAGGGCCCTCGCCTTGTTCATGGCCTCGCGGTGGGCCTTCTCCATCTGCTCGCCGAGCACCTCCATCTGGTGGCCCAGCTCCTCCATGGGCGCGCTGTACTTCTCCATCTCCCGGCCCAGCGCCTCCATGGGCTCGCCGAACTTCTCCATCTCCTGGCCGATGGCGTCCATCTGCTCGCCGAGCTCGTCCATCTGCTTGTCGAGGGTGTCCTGCTCGCGCTCCAGCTCCTCCATCTGGCGCGCCAGCTCCGGGGACTCCTTGTCGTGCTCCTCCTCGTAGCGATCCTGTGCGAGAGACAGCTCCGCCAGCTTGCGCCCGATCTCCCCCATCCTCGCGCCGAGCGCGCCCTGCTTGCCGCCGAGCTCGCCCATCCTCCCGCCCACCTCGCCCTGCTTGCCGCCGAGCTCGCCCATCCTTCCGCCGAGCTCGGACATCTTCTCGCCCAGCTCCGACTGCTTCTCGCCAACCTCCGACTGCTTCTTGCCGAGCTCCTCCACGGGCGCGAAGGCGCTCTCGAAGGCCTTCAGCGTCGCCGCGTCCCGGATGAGGTACTCCTGCTCGTCCTGGCGCATGTAGAGGACGGGCCGCGTCCCGCCCGCCAGGGAGCGCGCTCTCCGCAGGTCGCGCGTCGAGCCGGCCATCGTCGCGTCGTTGTCCGAGCGCAGGAGGACATAGGCGAACATGTCGTCGTCCATCTCCTCGTGCGCCACCGGCACCTTCGGGGGCACGGGGGGCGGGGGCGGGACCGGAGGCGCCGCGAGGGCGAGCCGGGGCGGGGGGGCGGCGCGGGCGTGGGCGGCACGGGCTTCACGGGCGCCGGGGGCGGCGTGGCCATGGACGGAGCCAGGGCCGCCTGGGGCGCGGTGGGCGTGGCGGTGGGCGTCTCGCGGGCCACCACCTGGAAGGGCACGAGTGCCACCAGGGCGAGGCCTCCCAGGGTCCAGCGAATCCAACGAGGGCGGTGCTTCGAATCAGTCCCAGCGTGTTCCAGCATGGCGATCCTCCGTTTCAGGGCTGCGAGGTGTGACGAGGCACCAGGCACCGCCGCAGCAGCCGGAGCGCGGGCGACACCAAAGACGAGAAGGAGCCGCCCGTACTCGCGGGGCCCGGCCCCGGTGGCCTGGAGCGCGGCGGCATCACAGGCCTCCTCGCGGGCGAGCGCGTACTCCTGGCAGGCGCGCCGCACGAGCGGATGGAAGAAGAGCGCCACCCGCGCGAGCGTCGGCACCCAGCCGAGCCACAGGTCTCCGCGCCGCACGTGGGCGAGCTCGTGCGCCAGCGCCATGCGCTGCTCCTGGGGCGACAGGGTCTCCAGCGCGCGGCGCGGGAGGATGATCTCGGGGCGCAGCAGGCCGAGCGCGAGCGGGCTCGGCGCATGCTCGGAGACGAGCAGGGGGGGGACGCTCTTGAGGCCCAGCTCGCGCCCGAGCACCTCCGCCGCCTGGTGCAGCGAGGCGTCCTCCAGGGGCCGGGCCGCGCGCCGGATGCCGCGCAGCTGCACGAGTCCCCGCAGCAGCTCGCGGCCCTGCCAGGCGATGCCTCCGAGCCATACGGCCAGGGCGCCCAGCAGCAGGGGCCGCCAGTCCGTGCGCGCCTCCGGGGGCTCCGATGCGCGCATCTCCGGGGCTTGCACCTCCGGGGTGGGCTCACCCCCGGTCACGGCCGGGGCCACCGTCCGCGCGAGGGCCACGGGCGCCACGGGCGCGGGCAGCAGGGGCAGGCGCACCGGGCCGGGCGCGCACAGGCCCACCAGACACTTGAGGGCCACGAACCACCACAGCATGGTGCGCACGGACGCGGGCAGCCTCGGCAGCAGCCGCGTGAGCGCCCACACGGCCAGCGCGCAGAGCGCTCCCTGCCACGTCACCCGCCACAGCGTGCGCAGCACCTCCAGCCCGTGCTCCATCACCATGTGCATGTCCAGGGCGCTCATTCCTCCCCCTCCTTCTTGGACTTGAGACGGGCGACGGCCTCCTCCAATTGCCGCAGCTCCTCGTCGCTCACTTCGTCGGCCTGGGACAGCCACGTGGCGAAGGGCGAGAGCGAGCCCGCCAGCGACTTCTGCACGAAGTCCCCCACCACGCCGCGCAGCAGCTCCGCCAGCGGCACGCTCGAGCTGTACTGGTAGACGCCCTCCACCTTGTGCCGCGTCAGGTGACCCTTGGTGCGCAGCCGCTCCATCACCGTGAGGATGGTGGAGCGCGCCAGCCCCTGCGGCTCGCCGAACTTCTCCGCCACCTCGCCCACGGTGGCGGGGCCGTGCTCCGCCACCCAGCGCAGCACCACCAACTCCTGGTCTCCCACCGGCTTCTTCATGGCCTCACCCGCGTGACTACAACTGTCGTCACGATGGGAAGGTAGCGGTGACTACGTTTGTAGTCAAGCCGGACTGGGCAGGAGTGTTTTTTCCGGGGGGAGGCCCGTGGCGCGCTGGGGTCCGGCTCCCCCCGGCCAGCTCAGGTGCGCTCGAGCACCAGCTGCGTCCAGTCCGCGCCCAGGCGCAGGCGGGGCACGGTGATGGTGCCATCCGAGGCGGCGGTGACGGTGCCGCTGGCCGTGCCGAAGGTCCAGCGGATGCGCTCGCCGGGCAGGCACCGGAAGCGCTGCATGCGCCGGGGCGTCACGTCCACCACGGGCGAGTCGGTGACGCCCGGGCCGATCACCGCGCGCAGCGGCAGGACGAAGCGCCCGTGCGTGTCCACGAGCTGGCGGGTGTCCCAGCGCAGCGAGCGGTTGAGCATGCCCGCCACGTCTCCATCCCAGCCCGTGTCCCCGGCCACCTTCGGGTCTCCCGCGTAGCCGGAGTCGTTGCGCCAGGGCTGGCGCCCGTTGCCCCCGGTGCCCGGGTGTCCATCCCACGAGGAGCGGCTGAAGGCCGGGAAGGCCAGGTCGCGCCGCAGCAGCGTCTGCGCGTCCGCGCGCGGGTTCCAGCCCCGGTCCCACCACCGCGGGCCCAGCCATGGGTCCGTCTCCACGTGTCCGCCCTCGTCCCAGACGGCGACGTGGCCGATGTGCTGGGCCTGCAGCATCCCGTAGAAGGACTCGCCGGTGAGGCTGCTGGGCCCCACCACGGAGCCGAAGTGGATGATGGGGTCGTCCTTGCCGTGCTCCAGGAAGAGGAACTGCGAGCGGGCGCCGGGCTCGTCACGCAGGGCGCGCGTCATGTCCAGGCGGCTCCACACGCCGAGGCCATCCGCGTCCGGCAGCTCCTCCTCGGGCATGCCCCACAGCGAGGAGAGCTGCGCCAGCCGCCAGGGACGGTGGGCCCGCGCCACCGGCTGCGCGTGCCTGGCGAACACCCCCGCGAAGTGCCGCGACTGCAGCAGGCCGAGCGCCAGCGCGCCCGCGCCGCCCATGGAGTCTCCCTCCACGAAGACGCGCTCGGGGTCCGCTCCCGGGTAGCTGCGCAGCACCCACTCCAGCAGCGCCAGCACCCGGCGCGCGGTGTACGGCGGCACGGCGCCCGCCAGCGTCTGGCTCCGGGGCAGGCTCTCGGAGTAGCCCCACCAGTACGTGAGGTTGGGGTCACTCGGCTCGATGACGAAGCGGTCCGGGGCCACCTGCTTCTGCGGGGGCCAGTTGCCCACCCCGTGCAGGCGCACCGTCACCGGCATGGGGTAGCCGGCCGAGGCCGCCAGCGGCACCGACACCACCGCCGGGAAGGTGCGCCCGGCGTACCCGGGGCTGTCCAACCACTCATCCGTGGGCTGCTCCAGCGTCAGGCGCAGCGTGCCGTGCAGCTCCTCGCGCTCGAGGATGCGCGGCTCGGGCGGGCGCACGGTGTCGCGCACGGCGATCGTCATCCGCGTCTGCGCCGTGGCCCGGCTGTCCTGGGCGGTGAAGCGCACCTCGTGGCGCCACCCGCCCTGGATGAAGTCCGGCTGGAAGGTGAGCGTGCGAGCGGCCTCGTCCCACCGCGCTCCCGCGGGCAGTCCGTCCACGAAGACGCGGGTGGGGCCCTGGGCGCCCTCCACCTGCACCGTGACGCGCAGCACCTCCTCCTCGTTCACCGTCTCGAGGGGAGGTACACGCAGCGTGAGGGCCTGGGGTCCGTTGAGCGTCAATGGATCCGTCTCGGACTGTGCGGACGCGCCCCGGGGCGAGTCCACCAGCAACATGGCCATCAGCCCCAGCGCGAGCGCCGGGTGCCGCGGAATGCAAGACAGGAGCTGCCTCCCCCAACGCATGGTGCCACACCCTCACGGTTCCAAAGCCCTGCCGAGTCACTGAGCAAACCGCGTGCCCCTGACGCGCACGCGAACCGACGTCCTGGTGCCGCTCTTCCCGACGCCGTTGTTTCCGGCGACGCCTCCTTGCTTCACGGATGGTCCGGATGCAGCCGATGCCGCCACCGGGTGCGCTGGGCGGTGAGCGCATGATTCTCGAAGAACTTCACCAGCACCACCCCCGCGATGAAGCCTCCCACGTGGGCCCACACGGCGACACCTCCTTCGGCCTGGAGCTGATTGAGCTGGGGCAGGCCGGTGATGACCTGCACGCCGAACCACCACAGCAGCACCATCCAGGCGGGCAGGGGGATGACGAAGAGGAAGAAGAGCATGTTCACCCGCACGCGCGGGTAGAGGATGAGGTAGGCCCCCATGATGCCGGAGATGGCGCCCGAGGCCCCCACCACGGGGATGGGCGAGGAGGGGTCCACCAGCACCTGCGCCGCCGCCGCCGCCAGGCCGCAGATCACATAGAAGGCGAGGAAGCGCAGCCGCCCCATGCTGTCCTCGACGTTGTTGCCGAACACCCAGAAGAAGAGGCAGTTGCCCAGCAGGTGGCCCCAGCTCCCGTGGAGGAACATGGAGGTGACGGGCGTGAAACGGTTGATGGGCTCGTTGTCCACCACGCACGAGAGGCCCTGGCCGAGCGGCACCGCGAGCCCCACCGGCGCCTGGTGGGTGAGCTCCCCCGGGACGAGCCCGAGGTTGCACACGCTGGAGACCAGCGCCACGAAGTTCACGCCGGCCCCCTGGATGTAGAACCAGGTGATGCCGATGACCGCGAGCAGCAGGTAGGTGACCACCGGTGTGCGGAGTGTGGGGTTGTCGTCGCTGAGGGGAATCATCGGGCGGCTCCAAGATGTCCACGGCGGAGCGGTGGGGGAGGGGGAGTGCTTCACGCCTGTAAGACGTCTGACGTCCCGCCCCGAGGCCGCTTCCTCACGATAGGGGACGACCCTAGCTCTGTGCCCATGAATCCCATCACCCCTCGCTCCGTTTCGTTGCCGGCTCTGCGCATGCAGGTGTTGGAGGCGGGCCCCGCCGATGGGCCGCTGGTGCTCCTGCTCCACGGTTTTCCCGAGCTGTCCGAGAGCTGGCGCGAGGTCCTGCCCCGGCTGGCCGAGGCGGGCTTCCGCGCCGTGGCGCCGGACCTGCGCGGCTATGGCGGCACGGACCGGCCCGCGGAGGGTTATGACCTCGACACGCTGGCCGGGGATGTCGTCCAGCTGGCGCGGCACCTCCAGCCGGACAGGCCCGTGTACCTGGTGGGCCACGACTGGGGCGGGGTCATCGCCTACCACGTGGCGGCCATGCACCCGGAGGTGGTGGAGCGTCTGGCCGTGGTCAACGCCCCGCATCCGGAGCGGATGGCGCGGGAGATATGGAAGCCCGGGCAGCTCGTGCGCTCCTGGTACGTCTTCTTCTTCCAGCTGCCCTGGCTGCCCGAGCTCCTGCTCTCCGCGCGGGGCGGGGCCCTGGTGCCACGCATGTTGCGGCGGGAGATGGTGGACCCCTCGCGCGTGCCCCCGGGACGGCTGGCCGAGTACGAGGCGAACTTCTCCAGCCGCGAGGCGGCGCGCGCGGCCATCGACTACTACCGCGTGGCGTTCCGCCGCACCGTGGACCCGCGCCGCCTGCGCGAGCCGCGGCCCTACCCGCGCATCCGCGCGCCCTTCCTGCTCATCTGGGGCGAGCAGGACACCGCCCTGCGCAAGCAACTCACGCGGGGGCTGGAGCCGTACTTCGAACAGAAGCCCGCGGTGCAGTACCTGCCCGAGGAGGGCCACTTCGTGCCGCTGGAGGCCCCGGAGAAGGTGGCGGCGCTCCTCATCGAGCACTTCTCCGCGGGACGGGCCCTGACGGACGAGGAGGCGCGCTGGCCCCGGGAGACGGCCTCCCTCGAGGGGCAGCAGCCCCCGGCGTGAGCCGGCCCCGGTTCACTCGTCGAGGTGGAGCTTGCGCACCAGCTCCGCGTACTTCTCCGGCGGGAGGTGGGCCTTCAACAGCGCCTGCCTCATCTGCTCGCCCTTCTTGTACGAGGCCGAGTAGCCGCACTCGGGGAAGAACTCCGGCAGCGCCTCGTAGACGAGGTTGCGCGGGTAGTCCCGGCACATGCCCGGCCGGCTGTCGTAGGAGTCACACTGCTTCGTCACCGGATCGTAGTGCGTGCAGCGGAAGACGAAGAGCTTGAGGCGCCGGTCGTCGCTCACGAACTCGAAGCCGTTGACGACGCGGTGCCACGTCAGCGTGAGCCAGCGCAGCGAGCGCAGGAAGAACACGGGCCGGCTCACGGGGATGACGGGCGTCTCGCAGCACCGGCCGCAGCCGTTGCAGGAGCCCTTGAGCCGGTAGCGCGGCTCTCCCCGGGCCCGCAGCACCAGGCGGGTGAACCCGAGATCAAGGGTGTAGCGCACCAGAGCGAGCCGTTTGATGGCACGGCGGAGGAGCCCGTCCTTCATGGGCGGGGAGTGTACCCGGGTGCCGGGCTCCCGCGGCTCCCCGGGTGGGTTCCAGGCAAGCTGCTGTGTTTCAGGCCCGCTGCACGGTGGGCTCCGAGCGGGTTGTCCCCCGGGGCGGCTTGGCGCGAGGGAGGGGCCGTGCTTCAAATCGACTCCTCATCTTCAACCCGTGGGGGAGAACCGAATGAAGCCGTCCATGCGCTCGCCGTGGTCCCTGTCGTTGGTGCTGCTCGCCGTCACCACGCTCGCCACCGGATGCGCGGCCAGCCGCCGCGAGGCCTACATCCAGGACAAGGCGGCCCAGCACGTGTACCGCAAGCCCCTCGCCGAGGTGTGGCCGCAGGTGCGGATGCTGTTGAAGGAGAAGGACCTGCCGCTGCGCGAGGCCCCGGGCGGGTATGAGATCAGCACCGACTGGCACATGGTCGGCGCGCCCTCGACGCTGGGCACCAACTACGTGCGCTACCTGGTGCGCGGCAAGCAGCCGACGCCGGCCATGAGCACGGTGGAGATCTTCAAGCAGAACCGCACCGAGTCCGGCCCGGGCCCGGTGGACACGCAGACCGGCCAGCGCCAGAACCTCGGCACGGACACCACCAACATGGTGCGGGACATGGAGATGGAGTGGGAGCTGCTGCAGCGCATCGACCCCGACGCGGCCAAGGCGCTGCGCGCCGAGGCCGAGAGCACCATCAAGTAGGCCCCCGCGCTCAGTCGCGCAGGGGCAGTTCCACGGTGAGCCCGTCGTAGGCGACCTCGACGGGCCCCTTGTACTCCTCGCGTGCCTGGGTGAGCAGCCGCGAGGGGTCGGTGTCATGGCGGCTGGACAGGTGCGTGAGGATGAGCCGCTTCGCGCCCGCCTCCCGCGCCACCTGGGCCGCCTCGCGGGCCGTCGAGTGCCGCGTCTCCTGGGCGCGCGCCTGCTCGTCGTCGGAGAAGGTGGACTCGTGGATGAGCAGGTCCGCGTCCTTCGCCGCGCGCACCAGGGACTGGCACGGCCGGGTGTCGCCGGAGATGACGAGCCGCCGCCCGGGCCGCGTGTCGCCCACCACCTCGTCGGGATGGATGGTGCGGCCATCCGGCAGCGTCACCGTCTCGCCACGCTGGAGCTGGCCGTAGATGGGACCCGAGGGAATACCCATGGCCCGGGCCTTCTCCAGGTTGAACTTGCCCGGGCGCTCGTCCTCCTGCAGCACGTAGCCGAGCGCGTTGATGCGATGGTCCACCCCCACCGCCTGCACGGTGTAGCCGCGCCGCTCCACCTTGTCGCCGTCGCGCAGCTCGTGGAACTCCACGGCGAAGGACAGCGACTCCACGCCCAGGTGCACCGCCTGGTGCAGCAGCCGCCGCGCCGGGGGAGGCCCGTAGAGCTGCACGGGCGTCTCGCGGCCCATCATCCCGAGGGTGCGCAGGAAGCCGATGATTCCCAGGTAGTGGTCGGCGTGGAAGTGGGTGAAGAAGACGGCATCCACGGTGAAGCCGGTGCCGTAGCGCACCATCTGCCGCTGGCTGCCCTCGCCACAGTCGAAGAGGAGCAGATCCGAGTCCGCCTTCACCGCGAGCCCGGACAGGTTGCGGTGCAACGTCGGTTGAGCGGCCGAGGTGCCGAGGAAGGTAAGCCTGAGAATGGACATGCCGGCGCTGCCCATGGGTGAAAGACCCTCCCGCCCGCGTCCGAGCGCTGGCGACATGCCCCATCTAGCAGAGGTTGACGCG
The sequence above is drawn from the Archangium gephyra genome and encodes:
- the rnz gene encoding ribonuclease Z: MSILRLTFLGTSAAQPTLHRNLSGLAVKADSDLLLFDCGEGSQRQMVRYGTGFTVDAVFFTHFHADHYLGIIGFLRTLGMMGRETPVQLYGPPPARRLLHQAVHLGVESLSFAVEFHELRDGDKVERRGYTVQAVGVDHRINALGYVLQEDERPGKFNLEKARAMGIPSGPIYGQLQRGETVTLPDGRTIHPDEVVGDTRPGRRLVISGDTRPCQSLVRAAKDADLLIHESTFSDDEQARAQETRHSTAREAAQVAREAGAKRLILTHLSSRHDTDPSRLLTQAREEYKGPVEVAYDGLTVELPLRD
- a CDS encoding BlaI/MecI/CopY family transcriptional regulator, which encodes MKKPVGDQELVVLRWVAEHGPATVGEVAEKFGEPQGLARSTILTVMERLRTKGHLTRHKVEGVYQYSSSVPLAELLRGVVGDFVQKSLAGSLSPFATWLSQADEVSDEELRQLEEAVARLKSKKEGEE
- a CDS encoding YkgJ family cysteine cluster protein, with product MKDGLLRRAIKRLALVRYTLDLGFTRLVLRARGEPRYRLKGSCNGCGRCCETPVIPVSRPVFFLRSLRWLTLTWHRVVNGFEFVSDDRRLKLFVFRCTHYDPVTKQCDSYDSRPGMCRDYPRNLVYEALPEFFPECGYSASYKKGEQMRQALLKAHLPPEKYAELVRKLHLDE
- a CDS encoding amidohydrolase, with the protein product MHGMKSLLGAVLLVVCAAGCAQRAPEARQTPSSSTTTVYVARRVRTLDAERPMAEALSVRAGKVLAVGTRDEVLAAAGAGARVVDLGEATVVPGLTDAHGHLSGLGASLAGVRLEGTASRDEVLSRVASAPATARQGDWLIGQGWDQNDWPEKSFPGRAELDAKLPNTPVVLERIDGHAMWVNGEALRRAKITKDTPDPEGGRILRGPDGEPTGILVDNAMNLVNAVLPPPTDAQLEARLAAALAHCASVGLTGVHDAGMDLRTFRLMQRWDKEGRLPLRLYVMADGQGPDRETYLREGPFQGRMLTLRAVKLSLDGALGSRGAALHAPYSDEPAHRGLLLLSPEEYEARVKAFMERGFQVATHAIGDRANTLVLETLLRQAEATGTRHLRHRVEHAQVMRLEDIVRLGKNGFVASMQPTHATSDMPWAETRVGPERIQGAYAWRKLKEAGAPLAFGSDFPVERADVLRGLYAARTRQDAEGQPLNGWYPTQRLSGEEALEGFTVGAAQAAFAENERGRLEPGMDADFVVLSVDPVEAPPAQLLTAQVKLTVVAGAEVHSAR
- a CDS encoding rhomboid family intramembrane serine protease; translated protein: MIPLSDDNPTLRTPVVTYLLLAVIGITWFYIQGAGVNFVALVSSVCNLGLVPGELTHQAPVGLAVPLGQGLSCVVDNEPINRFTPVTSMFLHGSWGHLLGNCLFFWVFGNNVEDSMGRLRFLAFYVICGLAAAAAQVLVDPSSPIPVVGASGAISGIMGAYLILYPRVRVNMLFFLFVIPLPAWMVLLWWFGVQVITGLPQLNQLQAEGGVAVWAHVGGFIAGVVLVKFFENHALTAQRTRWRHRLHPDHP
- a CDS encoding M56 family metallopeptidase; amino-acid sequence: MSALDMHMVMEHGLEVLRTLWRVTWQGALCALAVWALTRLLPRLPASVRTMLWWFVALKCLVGLCAPGPVRLPLLPAPVAPVALARTVAPAVTGGEPTPEVQAPEMRASEPPEARTDWRPLLLGALAVWLGGIAWQGRELLRGLVQLRGIRRAARPLEDASLHQAAEVLGRELGLKSVPPLLVSEHAPSPLALGLLRPEIILPRRALETLSPQEQRMALAHELAHVRRGDLWLGWVPTLARVALFFHPLVRRACQEYALAREEACDAAALQATGAGPREYGRLLLVFGVARAPAAAAVPGASSHLAALKRRIAMLEHAGTDSKHRPRWIRWTLGGLALVALVPFQVVARETPTATPTAPQAALAPSMATPPPAPVKPVPPTPAPPPRPGSPSRRLRSRPRPPCPRRCRWRTRRWTTTCSPMSSCARTTTRRWPARRATCGERAPWRAGRGPSSTCARTSRSTSSGTRRR
- a CDS encoding alpha/beta fold hydrolase, which gives rise to MNPITPRSVSLPALRMQVLEAGPADGPLVLLLHGFPELSESWREVLPRLAEAGFRAVAPDLRGYGGTDRPAEGYDLDTLAGDVVQLARHLQPDRPVYLVGHDWGGVIAYHVAAMHPEVVERLAVVNAPHPERMAREIWKPGQLVRSWYVFFFQLPWLPELLLSARGGALVPRMLRREMVDPSRVPPGRLAEYEANFSSREAARAAIDYYRVAFRRTVDPRRLREPRPYPRIRAPFLLIWGEQDTALRKQLTRGLEPYFEQKPAVQYLPEEGHFVPLEAPEKVAALLIEHFSAGRALTDEEARWPRETASLEGQQPPA